In Nicotiana tabacum cultivar K326 chromosome 21, ASM71507v2, whole genome shotgun sequence, one DNA window encodes the following:
- the LOC107813226 gene encoding importin subunit beta-1, whose product MAMEVTQLLLNAQSVDSTARKHAEETLKQFQEQNLPGFLLSLSGELASEDKPVDSRKLAGLILKNALDAKEQHRKYELVKRWLSLDVTVKTQIKTCLLQTLSSPAPDARSTASQVIAKVAGIELPQKQWPELIGSLLSNQQLPAHVRQATLETLGYLCEEVSLDVLEQDQVNKILTAVVQGMNAEEGNNDVRLAATRALYNALGFAQANFNNDMERDFIMRVVCQATLSPEVKIRQAAFECLVSISSTYYEKLAPYIQDIFSITAKAVREDEEPVALQAIEFWSSICDEEIDILEDYGGEFTADSDVPCYNFIKQALPALVPMLLETLLKQEEDQDQDEGAWNLAMAGGTCLGLVSRTVGDDIVPLVMPFIEENITKPDWRQREAATYAFGSILEGPSPDKLTPIVNVALSFMLTALTKDPNSHVKDTTAWTLGRIFEFLHGSTVEIPIITPANCQQIITVLLQSMKDAPNVAEKACGALYFLSQGYGDVGASSPLTPFFPEIVQSLLTVTHREDAGESRLRTAAYEALNEVVRCSTDETAPMVLQLVPVIMMELHQSLEAQKLSSDEREKQSELQGLLCGCLQVLIQKLGASEPTKYVFLQYADQIMSLFLKVFACRSATVHEEAMLAIGALAYTTGADFAKYMPEFYKYLEMGLQNFEEYQVCAVTIGVVGDVCRALEDRILPYCDGIMTQLLKDLSSNQLHRSVKPPIFSCFGDIALAIGENFEKYLMYSMPMLQSAAELSAHTSGADDDMIEYTNLLRNGILEAYSAIFQGFKNSPKTQLLIPYAPHILQFLDSIYMEKDMDDVVMKTAIGVLGDLADTLGSNAGSLIQQSVSSKDFLNECLSSDDHLIKESAEWAQMAISRAISV is encoded by the exons ATGGCAATGGAAGTTACTCAGCTCCTTCTAAATGCACAATCAGTTGATTCAACAGCGCGAAAACATGCAGAAGAAACATTGAAGCAGTTTCAGGAGCAAAATCTTCCTGGTTTTCTGTTGTCTCTGTCTGGAGAGCTGGCTAGTGAGGATAAGCCAGTTGATAGTCGCAAGTTGGCAGGTTTAATATTGAAGAATGCTTTGGATGCCAAGGAACAACACAGGAAATATGAACTTGTCAAAAGATGGCTATCACTTGATGTGACTGTGAAGACCCAAATTAAAACATGCTTGTTACAGACCCTCTCTTCTCCTGCACCTGATGCTCGTTCAACTGCTTCACAAGTCATTGCCAAGGTTGCTGGCATTGAGCTGCCTCAGAAGCAGTGGCCTGAGCTGATCGGGTCACTCTTGTCAAATCAACAGCTCCCTGCTCATGTCAGGCAAGCTACTTTGGAGACACTAGGGTATTTATGTGAAGAAGTTTCTCTTGATGTTCTGGAGCAGGATCAAGTGAATAAAATCCTTACAGCTGTAGTTCAGGGTATGAATGCTGAAGAAGGGAACAACGATGTGAGGCTTGCTGCTACCCGAGCACTATATAATGCACTTGGTTTTGCTCAGGCAAATTTCAACAATGATATGGAGCGCGACTTTATTATGAGAGTTGTCTGTCAGGCCACTCTGTCTCCTGAAGTCAAAATTCGGCAGGCTGCTTTTGAATGTTTAGTCTCGATTTCATCAACTTACTATGAGAAATTAGCTCCTTATATTCAAGACATCTTTAGCATTACAGCAAAAGCTGTTAGAGAGGATGAGGAGCCTGTTGCTCTTCAAGCCATTGAATTCTGGAGCTCGATCTGTGATGAGGAGATTGATATTTTAGAAGATTATGGGGGTGAGTTTACTGCAGATTCTGATGTTCCTTGCTATAATTTCATCAAGCAGGCTCTCCCTGCACTTGTCCCTATGCTATTGGAGACACTTCTTAAGCAAGAAGAAGATCAGGATCAGGATGAAGGTGCTTGGAATCTTGCAATGGCCGGAGGCACTTGCCTTGGTCTGGTCTCAAGGACTGTAGGAGATGACATTGTCCCTCTTGTTATGCCATTCATTGAAGAGAATATTACAAAGCCTGACTGGAGGCAAAGAGAGGCTGCCACTTATGCCTTTGGTTCCATTTTGGAAGGTCCTTCACCTGATAAGCTAACACCTATTGTTAATGTTGCTCTAAGTTTCATGCTTACTGCATTGACGAAGGATCCCAATAGCCATGTGAAGGACACTACAGCATGGACCCTTGGAAGAATATTTGAATTTCTTCATGGTTCAACAGTGGAGATACCCATTATTACTCCAGCAAACTGTCAACAGATCATTACAGTTCTACTTCAGAGCATGAAGGATGCTCCAAATGTTGCTGAAAAAGCCTGTGGTGCTCTCTATTTTCTTTCCCAAGGGTATGGGGATGTGGGTGCATCATCTCCCTTGACACCTTTTTTCCCGGAAATCGTGCAATCACTTCTCACAGTGACGCACAGAGAAGATGCTGGTGAGTCACGACTTAGGACTGCTGCATATGAGGCACTGAATGAAGTCGTGAGGTGTTCAACAGATGAAACAGCTCCCATGGTTTTGCAACTAGTTCCTGTCATTATGATGGAGCTCCACCAGAGTCTTGAGGCTCAGAAGCTTTCATCTGATGAAAGAGAAAAGCAGAGTGAGTTGCAAGGTCTTTTGTGTGGATGCTTACAGGTTCTTATTCAGAAGTTGGGGGCATCAGAGCCGACAAAGTATGTTTTCTTGCAGTATGCTGATCAGATCATGAGCCTTTTCCTCAAGGTCTTTGCATGTAGAAGTGCTACTGTGCATGAGGAAGCCATGCTTGCCATTGGAGCACTTGCCTATACAACTGGTGCTGACTTTGCCAAGTACATGCCTGAATTTTACAAGTACCTGGAAATGGGTCTTCAGAATTTCGAGGAGTACCAAGTCTGTGCGGTCACAATTGGTGTTGTGGGTGATGTATGCAGAGCATTGGAGGATAGGATATTACCTTATTGTGATGGTATAATGACACAGCTTCTCAAGGACCTATCAAGTAACCAGCTACACCGCTCTGTAAAGCCACCAATATTTTCGTGCTTTGGTGACATAGCCTTGGCGATAGGAGAGAATTTTGAGAAGTACTTGATGTATTCAATGCCTATGCTCCAGAGTGCTGCAGAGCTGTCAGCCCACACATCTGGTGCTGATGATGATATGATAGAATACACGAATCTTCTAAGAAATGGAATCTTGGAGGCTTATTCCGCTATATTTCAGGGCTTCAAGAATTCACCTAAAACTCAACTGTTGATTCCCTATGCACCTCATATCCTTCAATTCCTGGATAGTATTTACATGGAGAAAGACAT GGATGATGTGGTAATGAAGACTGCTATTGGAGTTCTGGGAGATTTAGCGGATACTCTGGGCAGTAATGCTGGTTCTTTAATTCAACAATCAGTATCAAGCAAAGATTTTTTGAATGAATGCTTGTCGTCGGATGACCATTTGATTAAGGAATCTGCTGAGTGGGCCCAGATGGCGATTAGTCGTGCCATTTCAGTTTAA